From the Vibrio alginolyticus NBRC 15630 = ATCC 17749 genome, one window contains:
- a CDS encoding flagellar protein FliT yields the protein MQKELMEISDIDQLITQELEKVDFNAEEILRLVDIRERLLQNLLPIIHQNPLVKQDAEWQALLTRTKRIVELMQSETSKVGKELHKFRYGQRSLQQYKKFI from the coding sequence ATGCAAAAAGAACTCATGGAAATTAGTGATATAGATCAACTAATTACGCAAGAATTAGAAAAAGTTGATTTTAATGCTGAAGAAATTCTTCGCTTGGTCGATATCAGGGAACGGTTATTGCAAAACCTGTTACCAATTATTCATCAAAATCCTTTGGTTAAGCAGGATGCAGAGTGGCAAGCATTGCTAACTCGTACCAAAAGAATTGTCGAGCTGATGCAATCGGAAACGTCAAAGGTCGGAAAAGAGCTCCATAAGTTTCGTTATGGCCAGCGTTCACTTCAGCAGTACAAAAAATTTATTTAA
- the fliD gene encoding flagellar filament capping protein FliD, which yields MSLGPLGMSGGMDINSMVSKIVDAERVPKQQRIDNERTTINASISAYGRLRESLDTMKNLMANFRQEKAFAVRTVETTNDNIVSATATTDAIAGKYAIDVLQLAQSHKVASDVLPEDAKFGPGKLQISLGDERFNIDVRSRSKLIDVVRGINGAKDNPGVRASLINDVEGPRLILASNLSGKDHQIRVSVEAEKGNPLKYFEYQTLEDRVNALEEARSAAEDVLGPLKFPEQPAEELDANGNPLPPEEQKAADDVQDDASQAPISAAGAEAAKAGQEAIDEANRRASLRPEDRIPGWTETASGTLLDSYEEPELELDEKAIEKAPDVPGWNNAASGTLTDSYVTTKEAKQLLEQEKAEIEQKIASEKQALDEKVARGELSEAQAKQIHRAKLDPQERERLEKIDEAEAKIVKAQSAFEQYLGMTEVQAGQDSEVLLDGVAKLSSHNNVIEGAIEGVDLTLKGKSEPNKPPAEIGVEYDRQSVRNDIENFVAAYNSFYQTSQALASVDPVTGQKGPLSGDSTVRSADSRLKSVFSTRIDKAPENLKSLTEFGITTTRQGTLEINYDMLDRQLNNNFNELEKFFGGNTGFAKRVEDAIHGITGITGSIRTREKSLTEQNYRLSDDQAALDRRMESLEKRTHAKFTAMQDATGKMQGQLGALMSALG from the coding sequence ATGAGTTTAGGCCCTTTGGGGATGTCTGGCGGCATGGATATTAATTCCATGGTCAGCAAAATTGTGGATGCCGAACGCGTACCAAAGCAGCAACGCATCGACAACGAACGCACGACAATTAATGCCAGTATTAGTGCTTACGGGCGACTCAGAGAATCATTGGATACGATGAAAAATCTCATGGCGAACTTTCGTCAGGAGAAAGCATTTGCCGTTCGCACTGTCGAAACGACCAATGACAATATCGTATCTGCCACGGCAACCACAGATGCTATCGCTGGCAAATATGCTATCGATGTGTTGCAGCTTGCTCAGAGCCATAAAGTCGCTTCTGACGTATTGCCAGAAGACGCAAAATTTGGCCCTGGTAAGCTGCAGATTTCGCTTGGTGATGAGCGTTTTAATATCGATGTTCGTTCCCGATCTAAGCTCATCGATGTCGTACGTGGCATCAATGGCGCTAAAGATAACCCTGGCGTTCGTGCATCTCTTATTAACGACGTCGAAGGTCCACGCCTTATCCTTGCTTCTAACCTCTCTGGTAAGGATCATCAAATCAGAGTCAGTGTGGAGGCAGAAAAAGGCAACCCTCTTAAATATTTCGAATACCAAACACTTGAAGACCGCGTCAACGCGCTTGAAGAAGCTCGTTCAGCGGCGGAAGATGTCTTAGGTCCTCTTAAATTTCCGGAACAACCAGCAGAAGAGCTGGATGCAAACGGCAATCCTCTACCTCCAGAAGAGCAAAAAGCGGCAGACGATGTACAAGATGATGCATCGCAAGCGCCAATCTCTGCGGCGGGTGCAGAAGCAGCCAAAGCTGGTCAAGAAGCCATTGATGAAGCCAACCGACGCGCGAGCTTACGCCCTGAAGACAGAATTCCAGGGTGGACAGAAACTGCGTCAGGTACTTTGTTGGACTCTTATGAAGAACCAGAGCTTGAACTCGACGAAAAGGCAATAGAGAAGGCACCAGATGTACCAGGCTGGAATAATGCCGCATCGGGCACCCTAACCGATTCTTACGTTACGACGAAAGAGGCTAAGCAGCTTCTTGAGCAAGAAAAAGCGGAAATCGAGCAAAAAATTGCGAGTGAAAAGCAAGCGTTAGACGAAAAAGTGGCACGTGGTGAACTTTCCGAAGCGCAAGCTAAGCAAATTCATCGCGCTAAACTTGATCCTCAAGAACGTGAGCGTCTGGAAAAAATTGATGAAGCAGAAGCGAAAATCGTAAAGGCGCAATCTGCTTTTGAACAATACCTTGGGATGACAGAAGTACAAGCAGGGCAAGATTCAGAAGTTCTGCTTGATGGAGTGGCAAAGCTATCTAGTCACAACAATGTGATTGAAGGTGCGATCGAAGGTGTTGATTTAACACTAAAAGGCAAATCAGAACCGAATAAACCGCCTGCTGAAATTGGTGTCGAGTACGACCGTCAAAGTGTACGCAACGATATCGAAAACTTTGTGGCAGCGTATAACTCGTTTTATCAAACCTCCCAAGCGTTGGCGAGTGTGGATCCGGTAACGGGTCAAAAAGGGCCGTTGTCAGGTGACAGCACCGTACGTAGTGCAGATTCACGATTAAAATCGGTCTTTTCTACTCGAATCGATAAAGCACCTGAAAACCTAAAGTCCTTAACAGAATTTGGCATTACGACCACACGTCAAGGCACCCTAGAAATCAACTATGACATGCTAGACCGCCAGTTGAACAATAACTTCAACGAGTTAGAAAAGTTCTTCGGTGGCAACACAGGTTTTGCTAAACGAGTAGAAGATGCGATTCACGGTATCACAGGTATTACAGGCAGTATTCGTACTCGAGAAAAAAGTCTCACAGAACAAAACTACCGTTTGAGTGACGATCAAGCGGCATTAGATCGCCGCATGGAAAGCCTAGAGAAGCGTACTCATGCGAAGTTTACCGCGATGCAAGATGCGACCGGTAAAATGCAAGGCCAGTTAGGCGCTTTGATGAGTGCGTTGGGTTAA
- the flaG gene encoding flagellar protein FlaG: MDISSYASNIQPYGTPNGTKFANKNGNDIGTSSPANSNGEISPQKAKNTEYDFSVQAAIEMAESRQELNKEEREKLVAQMNEFVTSINKGVAFRVDEESGRDVVTIYEANTGDVIRQIPDEEMLVVLRRLAEHTANSGLLTEKV; encoded by the coding sequence ATGGATATATCCTCCTACGCATCGAACATCCAGCCTTACGGCACGCCAAATGGCACAAAGTTTGCAAATAAAAATGGCAATGATATAGGCACGTCTAGCCCAGCAAATTCAAATGGTGAGATTTCGCCGCAAAAAGCGAAAAACACCGAATACGATTTCTCTGTTCAAGCTGCGATCGAGATGGCTGAAAGCCGTCAAGAACTGAACAAAGAAGAACGTGAAAAATTGGTCGCACAAATGAATGAATTTGTAACGTCCATAAACAAAGGAGTCGCATTTCGAGTGGATGAAGAATCCGGACGAGATGTGGTGACGATTTATGAAGCCAATACCGGTGACGTGATTCGTCAAATTCCTGATGAAGAAATGCTAGTGGTATTGCGTCGCCTAGCTGAGCACACAGCCAACAGCGGGTTGTTGACTGAAAAAGTGTAA